One genomic region from Lates calcarifer isolate ASB-BC8 linkage group LG10, TLL_Latcal_v3, whole genome shotgun sequence encodes:
- the slc10a3 gene encoding LOW QUALITY PROTEIN: P3 protein (The sequence of the model RefSeq protein was modified relative to this genomic sequence to represent the inferred CDS: inserted 1 base in 1 codon; deleted 1 base in 1 codon), whose amino-acid sequence MRTLFTLCCLFLITGGADRAWATGNLTVDSSDQSNLTADSGTRYIRIGDGSSQEFEFPENTNGVIVISSQYRSAAANRKGRQSWKQTVKVRSLDPEVLSILNVTDSGHTGPAKSYIISIRSGFPGRAQLQIQLLDLDQDSVPVLIEERTDYSIRVAPGNDDPATRLIQSGGLSHFSENPVLFALLPLIFVNKCAFGCKVEVEVLRGLLKSPVPLLLGVLGQFLVMPLYAYCVSRLASLPKPLSLGLVITCSAPGGGGGYLYSLLLGGDVTLAISMTLVSTVVAAAAMPLSSALYGRLLGVHAALHVPFVKILGTLLFIAIPISLGMLVKLRLPALTRVLLALIRPFSFVLIIGGIFMAYQMGASILANVRPQIVAVGVTVPLLGLVVGAVLAKLAGLAPPQRKTVSIEVGVQNSLLALAVMQLSFRRAEADFASQXPFIVALSSTSEMLLIVLGYFAQRRLCGSAVPRSDA is encoded by the exons ATGAGGACGCTATTTACACTCTGTTGTCTCTTCCTCATCACCGGCGGAGCGGACCGGGCGTGGGCCACCGGAAACCTCACAGTCGACAGCAGCGACCAGAGCAACCTGACGGCCGACAGCGGCACCAGGTACATCAGAATTGGGGACGGATCGTCGCAGGAATTTGAGTTTCCTGAAAACACCAACGGCGTGATTGTAATTTCCAGCCAGTACCGGAGCGCCGCGGCCAACAGGAAGGGCCGCCAGAGCTGGAAGCAGACGGTCAAAGTCCGCTCCCTGGACCCGGAGGTTCTCTCCATCCTTAATGTCACGGACAGCGGCCACACAGGTCCGGCCAAGAGCTACATTATCAGCATCCGCTCCGGGTTCCCCGGCAGGGCTCAGCTGCAGATCCAGCTACTGGACCTGGACCAGGACTCGGTGCCGGTTCTGATCGAAGAGAGGACGGATTATTCCATCAGAGTGGCGCCTGGTAACGATGACCCGGCCACCCGGCTCATCCAGTCGGGTGGCCTGTCCCATTTCTCTGAGAAC CCTGTGCTGTTTGCCTTGCTGCCCCTCATCTTCGTCAACAAGTGTGCCTTCGGCTgcaaggtggaggtggaggtccTGCGGGGTCTGCTGAAGAGCCCCGTGCCTCTGCTCCTAGGAGTGCTGGGCCAGTTCCTGGTGATGCCGCTGTACGCTTACTGTGTGTCCCGGCTGGCGTCACTGCCCAAACCGCTTTCTCTGGGCCTGGTCATCACCTGCTCTGCTCCAGGTGGTGGGGGCGGCTACCTGTACAGCCTGCTGCTGGGTGGGGATGTCACCCTGGCTATCTCCATGACCCTGGTCTCCAcagtggtggcagcagcagccatgcCTCTGTCATCAGCTCTGTATGGCCGGTTGCTAGGGGTGCACGCCGCCCTCCATGTGCCGTTCGTGAAGATCCTCGGCACCCTCCTGTTCATCGCCATTCCCATCTCTCTGGGCATGCTGGTGAAGCTGCGCCTACCCGCTCTCACGCGCGTCCTGCTCGCACTCATACGACCCTTCAGCTTCGTGCTCATCATAGGTGGCATCTTCATGGCCTACCAAATGGGTGCGTCCATCCTGGCCAACGTCAGGCCCCAGATTGTGGCGGTGGGAGTGACGGTGCCTTTGCTGGGGCTGGTGGTCGGGGCCGTGCTGGCAAAGCTGGCGGGTCTGGCCCCACCGCAGAGGAAGACGGTCAGTATCGAGGTGGGCGTCCAGAACAGCCTGCTGGCCCTCGCCGTCATGCAGCTGTCTTTTCGCCGGGCAGAGGCCGACTTCGCATCCC GCCCCTTCATCGTGGCCCTCAGCAGCACCTCAGAGATGCTGCTCATCGTTCTGGGATACTTTGCCCAGAGAAGGTTGTGTGGTTCTGCCGTCCCCAGGAGTGACGCCTGA